CGACAGCACGCGCCTGCCCTCGACAAGGGAATGGAACCTTCTGGAAAGTTACCGCGCCAAGTATGCCGTAATCGACACGCTGATGGCCCTCGAGTATGGCGGCACCTGCGAAAAGGATAGCGTGCTCAAGTGCTCCGGCATCGATACGACGGGCTACTACCTGACAGCGGACGGAAAGGTCTATGTGAGGAAGAAGGACAGTGAAAAGGCTTCGTTCATCAAGGCGAAGGATTCCAGCTTCTACAATATCCGCTGCGTGGGCTACCCGGACTTTGTAGAGTCGAAAAAGGAATTGCCTCCTTGTGATACTGCATTGTACGTGCCGGCGCGGATTTACGTGTTCAGCGAAAAGGAGAACTACCGCTGCTATCCGGGAAACGGGGGGTGGCACCCGGACTTTAGCGAAAGCTGCCCCGAGGGGGGCAAGTCCATAGTCTATCACGACACGATGATGATCTGCCTGAGCAACATCTGGCAATTGGCGGACATAGACTATTCGCCCGACTCGTGTACCGCCAAGACCAAGGATTCACTTGTCTGGTTCAACGGCATAAACTACTACTGCACGGGAGAATCCTGGCGCAGGCTCACGCCGCTGGAGGATTCCATCGGGGTCTGCAACCAGAGGAAGGCCGGGGTCAACGACACGGTGTTCTCGGGAGTCGATATAGAACTGTACCACTGCGATAGCAACGAATGGAGAGAGGCCGTATTCGACGACTATGTGGGGCGCTGCGACGACAGTTCTACGGTGCACATGAACGATACGATTGAGTTCAAGTACGTACGCTATATTTGCCGCGGGAAGGGCTGGACGCGCTACACCGACCTGGAAGAACGCTTTGGCGTATGTACCCCCGAAAAGTTGTTTATGCTCGAAAATGGTACCTACGATATCGAAAACAGGAAAATGGAATTCCTGTGCGACACTTCGGGCTGGGTTAAGTACACGGCGACTACCGTGATTGGCAAGTGTGACGCTTCTAATGCTGGATCAGTCGCCTTGTATAGGGACCTGTATTATGAATGCAGTTTTTCAAGATGGAACTATGCAGAGCGGTTGCAAAATACTTATGACAGCGTGCTTGTCTGTAGCCCCAAAAACGACGGACACGTAATAAACGCAGAGGATAATCCATTGGAACCGTATATGAAGGTTGTCCAGTGTCATTACAATTCGGTTACTGATAAGTTGATGTCTCTGCTGACTGCATTCCCTAAATGTTATAAGGAAGACGAAGGCAAGGTTCACTCTGAAGGGTCTAGGCAGTTCTACTGTGGGGGAGCCGGTTACTGGCACGATTACTTCGACGACCTGCCCCTGTGTACGACAAGGAATATCGGTGAACTCGCCACGTCGAAGGACTACGGCCGGGTTGCCTGCACGGAAAGGGGCTGGCGCAATATTTCGGACCTTGAAGCCAAATACGGCGTGTGTTCCAAGCGTAACGAATATACCTTCAAGGAAGATGGTGAGGAACGGTTTATCTGCCTCCAGGAGAACTGGCGCAGGTACAAGGATCCGAGTACCTTCCGCATACAGGGGAAAGCAGGGGAGGATAAGTAATGAATACCGTCAAGAAGACTCTCCTTGCCTCCTGTGGCTTTGCAATTGCAGTGGCGCTGTATGCCTGCAGTGACGAAGAATCAGATTTTTTGAGCAATCGCGACGATGTAGGAGCCGAAAGCAGCAGTAGCAACTCGAAGGGCTCCGGCACGAAGGGTTCCAGCAGCAGCGTCGAAACCATTGTCGACATAAAGGATGGCCCCATCAGCGAAACGGATTCCATCGACTTGAGCGAGTACGGTCAGGACGATGCCGTTGTAGACAGGGACGGCGGCAAGGTCTATAACCTGATGACCTCGGGAATCGACGTCTGGACTCTTGAAAACCTCGACAGCAAGGCGGCGCACCCGACAAGCGGCTGCTACGATTATGCGGATTCCCTGTGCAGGGATTACGGAAGGCTGTACCTCGACGATGACGATGCGGCAGAACTCTGCCCCGACGGTTTCGAGATACCCCGCGCTGTTGACTACAGGTTGCTGCTAGAATCCAAGGACGACTACAAGCCTGTATATGCCGGCAGCTGCGAGATAGAGAAGAACAACATGCTTGCCTGCACGGGAATCAACGATACGGCCTTCTACATGACGAGCGATGACAGTATCGTTGTCGTTCCGAAAAAAGGGTCTTGGACAGTGATGAGGGACGACGGGCGCTTGGGCAGCGTGCGGTGTATCAAGCGGCAGTCGATTACCGATAAGAAAAAGAATTTGCGCGATTGTTCGGATGGCTATTACGGACGGACTGTCTATGTCATTGAAAGTGATTCCACCTTCGAGTGTAAGGCGGGCGAGTGGAAGCTTATCGCGGGGTATCCATGCGAAGATGGCGAGACGTACCTTTATAGGGGCCGGTCGGATACCCTGTATGTTTGTTCTGATAACATGTGGATGGTGGCCGGGCTGAAGGATATCGGCAGGCCCTGCCTAAATGACAATAGGCACGAGGTCGTGCTATTGAGCGGAATGCACTACGCCTGTTCCGATTCCGGTTGGGTTGCCCTGAGATACCCTGCCACGGAACTGGGCGAATGCTATGCCGATCTCTTTGGGTCTGTTGTCAAGCTCGATTCCAATACCACGTTTATCTGCAGGAATACGGGGCGGTGGGAGCGCGCCACTGCCACCGATATATATGGCTTATGCATGGAAGAATTGGATGGAGTCATAGTCAAAATCGATTCCACTCAGTATTTCTGTTCTGTAAAGAGGTATGAAAGCCTTATAGGTTTCCGGTTTACCTGGGATTCGGACTATGAGAATGCCAATAGCGCGAGCGGCTTCTGTACGGACGAACGTTTTGGGGATACCACTCTTTACAATGACAACTATTACAGGTGTACATCGAATAATATGTGGCAACCCCTCGACAACACGATGGTTCTGCCCAAGTGCGATTCTACCCGGTGGGATACGACGGCGTATGTGGGCCGTAAGGAATACCTGTGTAACCGCTACGCTCAAAAGTGGCAAGAAGTTGAACGCGAACTTTTTAACGGACAGGCGGATTCCGTGTCGTGCTCGATTGAGGAATTCGGTAATATATACGAGCGCGGTTTTCACATGTATATCTGCAAGCTGAATAACAAAAACTTATTCGCCTTCCAGTCGGTATCTGAAATTGAAATGAAATACGGTGCATGTGGCCTGGATACGACATACGTGATTGATGAAGATTCAATCGCCTATGTTTGTACTAACGGAAAATGGGACAAGCGTAAGCTGAATGAATATGAAAAAATGTTTGGTATTTGCCCGCGGGATACGACTTATCAGGTTCCCCAAGATACCGCGATATACACTTGCAATATGGGCTATTGGATGGAATACGTGTTGAACGAATACGAAAGGAAATTAGGTATTTGCCCACGCGATACGACTTATCAGGTTTCCGAAGATACCGTGGTTTACACTTGCAATGATGGCGACTGGTCGGAATATGTGACGGACGACTAAAGGAGTACATGGCTATGGATACTACATCGGGTACATACCGCCGCATCTTTGTGCTGGGCTCCGGCTTCAGCAAGTCTTTCTGCCCGCAGATGCCCACGCTCCGCGACCTGAACGAGCATATTCCCTTCGGCATTCCGGACGAGTTCCCGCACCTGCGCGAATACTGCACGCGTTTTTTGGAACTGTGCAACAGCCAGCCGGATTACCTGGACATCGAGCGGCTTTCGACCTCGATACTTTCGGCGCAGATTTTCCCTGGCGTGCGCGAAAGCCTGTACCATTCGAGCCTGCGGTTCGAACTGCTGCGGTTTATCGCAAACGAGATTCGGCATGACCGCGCGGTGGATGATGACTGCGCGGCGGTGCTCCGCAAGTTCCTTTCGGGTTGCGAGAACTGCCCGGGCGAGGGCGTGCGCGATACGCTACTGCTATCGTTCAACTACGATACGCTTATCGAGGATGTGATTGCGGCCGACCCGGAGATGAGTTCCCGCGTGGCGGTGGATTACGGCGTGCGTATCGACCCTGCGGACCGGAGTGCGGTACGTGCCCCGCGGACGCTCACGGTTGACCTCATCAAGTTGCATGGTTCGCTCAACTGGTACCCGGTGAAGGGAGCCTCGGACCCGCTCGACCTCAAGAACGTGTGCCAGGTGGAGCCCTGCGACCGGAGTTTCCCCATCTACCGCGAAGACACGCCCATCTACATCCCGATGGCGCACGCGAAGGAATCCTTCTTGCGCGGGAGCCTTTTCAACCTGCTTTGGAGCAAGGCGGATTACTACCTGAAAAATGCCGACGAAATCTACTTCCTGGGCTACGGGTTCCCGAAAACGGACATGAACAATTTGGAATTCCTGCTCCGGCACCGCGAACGCTTCAAGAAGGTGGTCGTTTTCGAGCCGGAAAATTCCCCTGTGCTGGAGCGGTTACGCAGGCTGCTCGGCAACTTGGTCGAAAGTCGCGACGCGAAGGAATACCTCGCGAATTTCTAGAAAAAAAACGGTAACACTTTTGCCTCCCTGGGGTGTTATACCTTAAAAAGGGAGGTTTTGCATGAAAATCCTGATATTGAACGCGAGCCCGCGCAGGCACGGCACGATTTCGCAGGCCGTGGAACGCTTCGCCGACGGTGCGAACTATTCGCACTTGGGGGATTTTTCCGACGACACGCAGGTGGAAATCGTGAACGTGAACGACCTGAAATTCTCGCCCTGCAGAGGTTGCATGCAATGCCGCAAGTGTGGGCACTGCTGCCTTCCCGAAGATGACGCGCACCGCGTCGCCGAGAAGATTGCCGCCTGTGACGTGCTGGTGGTGGCCGCTCCCGTTTACTGGGGCAACATGCCCGGCACCCTCAAGACGCTTTTCGACCGTATGGTATACGCGCTGATGTCCGAATCTAGACTCGGAATCCCCAAACCGCTCCACAAGGGCAAGGACGCCTATATCATTACGAGCTGTACGACCCCCTTCCCGTTCAATTTCTTCTGCAGGCAGACTTCCGGCCTGGTGGCCGCCCTCAAGGAAATTTTGGGCACATCGGGGTTCAAAATCCGCGGAAAAGTGGTAATTCCGGGCACAAAGGCCAAAAAAGGACTCCCTGCGTATGCCGGAAAATGCGCCTACCGGCTGGGCTTTTCCCTTTCTATATAATTTTTTAAATTTGCGGTAACACTTTTGACCTCCCCAGGTGTTACAAAGGCATGGAAAGGATAAATCCCGCAGGAAACATGGAATTTTCGAAACTGTACGAGGTGTACGCCCCGATGGTTTATCGCCGCTCCATGATGCTCCTGCGTGACGAATCCGAGGCCGAGGACATGATGCAGAACGTTTTTCTGCGCGTGTTCGAACGCTGGGACAGCCTGGACGTATCGCAGCCGTCGAGCCTGTTGTGGAATACGACGACGAGGCTCTGCCTGAACCGCATCCGCGACAAGAAGCGCCGCGGACTCGATACGGACACGAGCGAACTCTTGCTCTCGATTGCCTGTGCCGATGACGACGAAGGCGAAAAGGAAGCGAAGGGCATTCTCGCGAAACTGTTCTCGCGCGAGCCGGAATCTAGCCGCACCATTGCCGTGCTGCACTTTGTGGACGGCATGACGCTCGAGGAAACTGCCCGCGAGGTAGGGCTCTCGGTGAGTGGGGTGCGCAAGCGTTTGCGTGGCCTGCAGGCCAAGGTAAAGAATCTGGAGGTAAAGTGATGATCCCCGATTGGAAACTGGAACGATACCTTACGGGCGACCTGCCCGAAGGCGAGATGCGCGAGATTCGCGAACTCGAAGAGACGGACGAGATTTTCGCCCATCGCGTGAAGATGCTGCGCGAAGATAACGCGGCAATCCTCCGCAAGATGCCTTTCGAAAGGCTCTCGGAAAAGATGGAGGCGATGCCGAGCCGCCAGAATTCCGCCGGCAATACGGTGCGTGTGAATTTCAAGCTCGTGAAGTTCGCTGCCGCTGCGGCTCTCGTGCTTGCGGTGGTTTCGGTGGCACTCTTCAGCCAGCGCGAGATTGCAGGGCAGGGTGCGGGCGACCAGCTCGCTGCCAGCGATGCAGACGGCGCATCGGTTGTTGAAGTCGCGATGGCCGATACGCAAGACGACGGGACCCGTATCAAGGGACTTTCCCCCCGCATGGAAGTCTGGAAGAAGACCGGCGACAGCGCCATACAGATGATGAACATGGGCGAGGCCCGCGAAGGCGACGAGATCCAGCTGCGCTATTCCGTACCCGAGAAGTGCTATGGGTTGCTCTTTAGCATGGACGGCAACGGCACGCTCACTATGCACATGGCCGAAGGCAACAAGGCGATTGCCCTTGAACCTGGTAAGATGACGACGCTTCCGTTTGCCTACAAGCTCGATAACGCGCCGAAATTTGAGAAGTTCTTCTTTGTGACTTCGCGTGAGGCGTTCGAACTGGATGCAAATGATGTGGACGCAGTACTCAAGAATAAGAATGTGCATGCGGAATCTGTGAATCTGCGCAAGGTGGAGGGAAATTAAGATGATGAGAAGAGTTCTTGATGTTTTGGATGCATCGCTTTTGTTGCCGCTGATGACCCTGGTTTTCGTGTTTATTTTTGCGGCCCAGGTGAGCGCGGCTACCGAGAATGCCCGCATCAACCGCTACGTGATTGCGGTGAGCGCGAACTACGGCGGTGAGGGCCGACCCGTGCTCCGCTATGCCGAAAGCGACGCGAGGTCCTTTGCGAAAGTGCTTGGCGAAATGGGCGGTGTGCAGCCGGGTAACGTGATTCTGGTGAAGGAACCGGGCGTTGCCTCTCTCCAGAAGCAGCTCGATGGTCTTGACGGCAAGATTGCGAAGGGCAAGAATGCCGTAGACCGTAACGAAGTGCTTTTCTACTACAGCGGCCATGCCGACGATAAGGGCCTCCGCCTGGGTAACGAAGTTTATGCCTGGAAGGAACTGCGCAAGCGCATCGACGCGATGAGTGCCGACGTGAAGATTGCGGTTATCGACGCCTGCGGCTCGGGTGCTATCACCCGCCTGAAGGGCGGTGTGGCGGTGCCCGCGTTCATGGTAGACCAGAGCAGCGACATGAAGGGCTATGCGTTCATTACCAGCAGCACGCAGGACGAATCCAGCCAGGAAAGCGACAAGCTGAAGGGCTCGTTCTTCACGCACTCGCTGGTGAGCGGGCTCCGCGGCGCCGGCGACCTGAGCGGTGACGGCAAGGTTACCCTTTCCGAAGCGTACCAGTTCGCATTCAATGAAACGCTGCAGAAGACCGAGAAGACGATGGGCGGCGCCCAGCATCCGAGCCGCGACATGAACCTCGCGGGTACGGGCGATGTGGTGATGACCGATCTGCGTAGCACAAGCGCTGGCCTCGAACTCGATGAGGATGTGGATGGCCGTCTGTTCATCCGCGATGCGAACGGTGAACTCGTTGCGGAACTCTACAAGAAGTCTGGCCGTGCGATGAGCCTCGGGTTCCCTGCCGGCAAGTACACGGTGCGCCTGGAACGCCCTGCGGAATTCAGCGAGGCGGTGGTGACACTCCAGAATAACCGCCGCGAGAAGCTTTCGCACAAGCAGTTTGCTGCCGTGAGCGCCGAGCAGACGACCCTCCGTGGCGAAATCGGCGGCGGCAGGGATTGCACTTCGGGCGATTCGATTGCATGCTCGCTCGATTCGCTGGACCACAATGGTAAATACCGCGTGACATTCAATGCTGCAGATATCGATAAACAGCCGCGCAAGGGAATCCAGATTGGTTTCTTTGTTACGAAGACAGAAGACTACATGCTCGGTACGCAGGTAAGCCTTTTCGCGAACGTCGCAGAAAAAGAGATGCATGGCTTGC
This DNA window, taken from Fibrobacter sp. UWR2, encodes the following:
- a CDS encoding FISUMP domain-containing protein, translated to MRFSWLGLIACLVLWACGSDEPSNYGGTTKPADAELIEDEGDEPGEKSEPEEKRDTTDKEYYIKSNLEATGDFSVDSVYDKNTSSYTYRIRTGNIVWYSQRVTKKAMGDESICYGEQDSNCSDYGRLFLATDFHTEFACPDSTRLPSTREWNLLESYRAKYAVIDTLMALEYGGTCEKDSVLKCSGIDTTGYYLTADGKVYVRKKDSEKASFIKAKDSSFYNIRCVGYPDFVESKKELPPCDTALYVPARIYVFSEKENYRCYPGNGGWHPDFSESCPEGGKSIVYHDTMMICLSNIWQLADIDYSPDSCTAKTKDSLVWFNGINYYCTGESWRRLTPLEDSIGVCNQRKAGVNDTVFSGVDIELYHCDSNEWREAVFDDYVGRCDDSSTVHMNDTIEFKYVRYICRGKGWTRYTDLEERFGVCTPEKLFMLENGTYDIENRKMEFLCDTSGWVKYTATTVIGKCDASNAGSVALYRDLYYECSFSRWNYAERLQNTYDSVLVCSPKNDGHVINAEDNPLEPYMKVVQCHYNSVTDKLMSLLTAFPKCYKEDEGKVHSEGSRQFYCGGAGYWHDYFDDLPLCTTRNIGELATSKDYGRVACTERGWRNISDLEAKYGVCSKRNEYTFKEDGEERFICLQENWRRYKDPSTFRIQGKAGEDK
- a CDS encoding FISUMP domain-containing protein yields the protein MNTVKKTLLASCGFAIAVALYACSDEESDFLSNRDDVGAESSSSNSKGSGTKGSSSSVETIVDIKDGPISETDSIDLSEYGQDDAVVDRDGGKVYNLMTSGIDVWTLENLDSKAAHPTSGCYDYADSLCRDYGRLYLDDDDAAELCPDGFEIPRAVDYRLLLESKDDYKPVYAGSCEIEKNNMLACTGINDTAFYMTSDDSIVVVPKKGSWTVMRDDGRLGSVRCIKRQSITDKKKNLRDCSDGYYGRTVYVIESDSTFECKAGEWKLIAGYPCEDGETYLYRGRSDTLYVCSDNMWMVAGLKDIGRPCLNDNRHEVVLLSGMHYACSDSGWVALRYPATELGECYADLFGSVVKLDSNTTFICRNTGRWERATATDIYGLCMEELDGVIVKIDSTQYFCSVKRYESLIGFRFTWDSDYENANSASGFCTDERFGDTTLYNDNYYRCTSNNMWQPLDNTMVLPKCDSTRWDTTAYVGRKEYLCNRYAQKWQEVERELFNGQADSVSCSIEEFGNIYERGFHMYICKLNNKNLFAFQSVSEIEMKYGACGLDTTYVIDEDSIAYVCTNGKWDKRKLNEYEKMFGICPRDTTYQVPQDTAIYTCNMGYWMEYVLNEYERKLGICPRDTTYQVSEDTVVYTCNDGDWSEYVTDD
- a CDS encoding SIR2 family protein → MDTTSGTYRRIFVLGSGFSKSFCPQMPTLRDLNEHIPFGIPDEFPHLREYCTRFLELCNSQPDYLDIERLSTSILSAQIFPGVRESLYHSSLRFELLRFIANEIRHDRAVDDDCAAVLRKFLSGCENCPGEGVRDTLLLSFNYDTLIEDVIAADPEMSSRVAVDYGVRIDPADRSAVRAPRTLTVDLIKLHGSLNWYPVKGASDPLDLKNVCQVEPCDRSFPIYREDTPIYIPMAHAKESFLRGSLFNLLWSKADYYLKNADEIYFLGYGFPKTDMNNLEFLLRHRERFKKVVVFEPENSPVLERLRRLLGNLVESRDAKEYLANF
- a CDS encoding flavodoxin family protein; its protein translation is MKILILNASPRRHGTISQAVERFADGANYSHLGDFSDDTQVEIVNVNDLKFSPCRGCMQCRKCGHCCLPEDDAHRVAEKIAACDVLVVAAPVYWGNMPGTLKTLFDRMVYALMSESRLGIPKPLHKGKDAYIITSCTTPFPFNFFCRQTSGLVAALKEILGTSGFKIRGKVVIPGTKAKKGLPAYAGKCAYRLGFSLSI
- a CDS encoding RNA polymerase sigma factor — protein: MEFSKLYEVYAPMVYRRSMMLLRDESEAEDMMQNVFLRVFERWDSLDVSQPSSLLWNTTTRLCLNRIRDKKRRGLDTDTSELLLSIACADDDEGEKEAKGILAKLFSREPESSRTIAVLHFVDGMTLEETAREVGLSVSGVRKRLRGLQAKVKNLEVK
- a CDS encoding caspase family protein, which gives rise to MMRRVLDVLDASLLLPLMTLVFVFIFAAQVSAATENARINRYVIAVSANYGGEGRPVLRYAESDARSFAKVLGEMGGVQPGNVILVKEPGVASLQKQLDGLDGKIAKGKNAVDRNEVLFYYSGHADDKGLRLGNEVYAWKELRKRIDAMSADVKIAVIDACGSGAITRLKGGVAVPAFMVDQSSDMKGYAFITSSTQDESSQESDKLKGSFFTHSLVSGLRGAGDLSGDGKVTLSEAYQFAFNETLQKTEKTMGGAQHPSRDMNLAGTGDVVMTDLRSTSAGLELDEDVDGRLFIRDANGELVAELYKKSGRAMSLGFPAGKYTVRLERPAEFSEAVVTLQNNRREKLSHKQFAAVSAEQTTLRGEIGGGRDCTSGDSIACSLDSLDHNGKYRVTFNAADIDKQPRKGIQIGFFVTKTEDYMLGTQVSLFANVAEKEMHGLQVTDFYNGVNAHFEGVQLSGLANYAESFEGAQIGSVVNVATKKSSGAQISGTLNFAADSVEGAQVSPVLNYAGQADVQVTGVLNIAGESDVQVSGAMNVAKKADVQVTGAMNIAGETDVQVSGAMNIAGKAKGTQISVMNIAGRSEGPQIGVVNICGYCESTPIGLLNIVGNGVWSVTSSFNEMGALGISFHMGTAYLYTALEGARLIEKGTDFEHFSDVYESGVGLGTQFGKYGSHFELEYMFLIFHERMFNKHDYEDGYHHRLRLGYTSRLFTGFGLSVGGTLNVATRGYADKILVKPLAEYHDDFGNDKHKGRWWPGFYAGVTVGRF